Part of the Musa acuminata AAA Group cultivar baxijiao chromosome BXJ3-10, Cavendish_Baxijiao_AAA, whole genome shotgun sequence genome, GATCAGCAAAAGGGTCCCAAGAACAAGCCGGCAACGGATCAGCCCCACTTCAAGTCGAGCGCCGACGTCAAAGGCCTCCGCTTCGGCGGCCAGTTTGTGGTCAAGTCCTTCACCGTCCGGCAGGCGGCGCCGCTTGAGCTACTACAGCTTCTGGACCTCCCTCCTCCCTGCGTCGGCCAGTGCCGGGCCCTCTCTCTCCCTTCCACCCTTACCTACGTGCCCACTAACTTCACCATCCTCGCCCACCACGCCTGGCACACTCTCACCCTCGGCCTCGGCACCGCCAAGTCCAAGGCGATCATCTTCGTCTTCGACTCCGAGAGCACGAAGGCGGCGGTGGACCGGCTGTGGCCGCGCGTGATCCCCCTGGGCGACGTCAACCGGAAGCTCATCCGGGGGCTCGCCGGCTGCGAGATGTCGCGGTTCAAGTTCCGGAAGGGATGCCTCACGTTCTACGTCTACGCCGCGCGGCGGCATGGCGCGGCCGGCTTTTCCTGCGCCGACGATCTGCGGACAATTCTCGAGGCCGTCGTGGCCCTCAAAGATTTCCTGGACCACACCGCCGTGCTCGCCCTCCCCAGCCATCGAAGCATCACCCTCCCCGTCGACCAAGTCGCAGTGACACACTGAGTTCACTGTGTTCCATTCATTGTTCTCATTACAGAAACCAGAATCGTGGGTCTCTCTCAGAGGCAGAGAGATCAGTAAGTAGACTGCATCTACAAGctttcttttaagctttccaactgTTGTAATGGCAGCTGAGTTCCAAGGGGAAGATGAGCAGTCATCCATGAAATGTAGGTAAGAGAAGATGGATGGTTCAGGAGGCAAAGGAAGGTGGCCTTTCACTTTGCAGAGGTAAAAGAAGGGACATGTCGTCCTGCAAGTCTCACCCTAACCAAAAGGGACGACGACACCACTTGTTGCTTTACTCATGCTCAATGGACCCAATCTACGCCTCCTTTTTGAAGTGACAACAGGCAGTGGATTCGTCATTCAAGTGTTCCCCAGCGCCATTCAATGCAGCATGAAGATCTTGTCGACCCCAACAGGCATCAAAAGCATAGCGTAGTTATAAATCACGGATCAGACCGGTTTAATTTACTAATTAGATCGTCGTACGAGCttttaaatgattaaaatatttttttcatcggtatatcatttttttaattctaAAATATCCCTAATAAGATA contains:
- the LOC135651930 gene encoding uncharacterized protein LOC135651930, coding for MAEEEEQQKRKKHKHKEKDQQKGPKNKPATDQPHFKSSADVKGLRFGGQFVVKSFTVRQAAPLELLQLLDLPPPCVGQCRALSLPSTLTYVPTNFTILAHHAWHTLTLGLGTAKSKAIIFVFDSESTKAAVDRLWPRVIPLGDVNRKLIRGLAGCEMSRFKFRKGCLTFYVYAARRHGAAGFSCADDLRTILEAVVALKDFLDHTAVLALPSHRSITLPVDQVAVTH